A single Panthera uncia isolate 11264 chromosome E2 unlocalized genomic scaffold, Puncia_PCG_1.0 HiC_scaffold_19, whole genome shotgun sequence DNA region contains:
- the TTYH1 gene encoding protein tweety homolog 1 isoform X3 — translation MGAPPGYRPSAWVHLLHQLPRADFQLRPVPSGFAPQEQEYQQALLLVAALAGLGLGLSLIFIAVYLIRFCCCRPPEPPGAKSPPPGGGCITWSCIAALLVGCAGIGIGFYGNSETSDGVSQLSSALLHANHTLSAIDHLVLETVERLGEAVRTELTSLEEVLAQRTELVAAARGARRQAEAVTQQLQGLAFWRGVPLSPLQVAEDVSFVEEYRWLAYVLLLLLELLVCLFTLLGLAKQSKWLVIVMAVMSLLVLVLSWGSMGLEAATAVGLSDFCSSPDTYILNLTEEETGLNSDILNYYFLCNQAVSNPFQQRLTLSQRALANIHSQLQGLEREAVPQFPDAQKPLLSLEETLNVTEGNFHQLVALLHCRGLHKDYGAALRGLCEDALEGLLLLLLFSLLSAGALATALCSLPRAWALFPPRNPSALCSGSHPSEPLLHAGLEPVTPTLVSFQRATPRLLEPPLLSCPSLWGPGRPCRLLRAPVSASPCGSFPGGRRRSH, via the exons ATGGGGGCGCCCCCGGGCTACCGACCCTCGGCTTGGGTGCATTTGCTCCACCAGCTGCCCCGCGCCGACTTCCAGCTCCGCCCGGTACCCAGCGGCTTCGCGCCCCAAGAACAAGAATACCAGCAG gccctgTTGCTGGTGGCGGCCTTGGCGGGCCTGGGCTTGGGCCTGAGCCTCATTTTCATCGCTGTCTACCTCATCCGCTTTTGCTGCTGCCGGCCCCCCGAGCCCCCTGGGGCCAAGAGCCCCCCACCCGGGGGAGGCTGTATCACCTGGAGTTGTATCGCTGCCCTTCTCGTCGGCTG CGCCGGCATTGGCATCGGTTTCTATGGCAACAGCGAGACCAGCGATGGGGTGTCCCAGCTCAGCTCGGCCCTGCTGCATGCCAACCACACGCTCAGCGCCATAGACCACCTG GTGTTGGAGACAGTAGAGAGGCTGGGTGAGGCAGTGAGGACAGAGCTGACCAGCCTGGAGGAGGTGCTCGCACAGCGCACGGAGCTGGTGGCTGCTGCCCGGGGTGCTCGGCGGCAGGCGGAGGCCGTGACCCAGCAGCTGCAGGGGTTGGCCTTCTGGCGAGGAGTGCCCTTGAGCCCCCTGCAAGTGGCCGAAGATGTGTCCTTCGTGGAGGAGTACAG gTGGCTGGCCTAcgtcctcctgctgctgctggagcTGCTGGTCTGTCTCTTCACGCTCCTGGGCCTGGCAAAACAGAGCAAGTGGCTGGTGATCGT GATGGCAGTGATGAGTCTCCTGGTTCTTGTCCTGAGCTGGGGCTCCATGGGCCTGGAGGCGGCTACAGCTGTG GGCCTTAGCGACTTCTGCTCCAGTCCTGACACCTACATCCTGAACCTGACCGAGGAGGAGACTGGGCTCAATTCAG ACATCCTGAACTATTATTTCCTCTGCAACCAGGCAGTCTCCAACCCCTTTCAACAG AGGCTGACTCTGTCCCAGCGGGCTCTGGCCAACATCCACTCCCAGCTGCAGGGCCTGGAGCGAGAAGCTGTCCCCCAGTTCCCTGATGCGCAG AAGCCTCTGCTGTCCTTGGAGGAGACGCTCAATGTCACAGAAGGAAACTTCCACCAGTTGGTGGCTCTGCTGCACTGTCGCGGCCTGCACAAG gaCTATGGCGCTGCCCTTCGGGGCCTGTGTGAGGATGCCCTGGAAGGCCTGCTCCTCCTGCTGCTCTTCTCCCTCCTGTCCGCGGGGGCCCTAGCCACCGCCCTGTGCAGCCTGCCCCGCGCCTGGGCCCTCTTCCCGCCCAg GAATCCAAGCGCTTTGTGCAGTGGCAGTCATCCATCTGAGCCCCTCCTCCACGCCGGACTGGAGCCCGTGACCCCCACCCTGGTGAGCTTCCAGAGAGCGACACCCCGGCTCCTGGAGCCGCCGCTGCTCTCCTGTCCCTCACTCTGGGGACCAGGACGGCCCTGCCGTCTGCTTCGGgcccctgtgtctgcctctccctgcgGTTCCTTCCCTGGCGGCCGGA
- the TTYH1 gene encoding protein tweety homolog 1 isoform X1, protein MGAPPGYRPSAWVHLLHQLPRADFQLRPVPSGFAPQEQEYQQALLLVAALAGLGLGLSLIFIAVYLIRFCCCRPPEPPGAKSPPPGGGCITWSCIAALLVGCAGIGIGFYGNSETSDGVSQLSSALLHANHTLSAIDHLVLETVERLGEAVRTELTSLEEVLAQRTELVAAARGARRQAEAVTQQLQGLAFWRGVPLSPLQVAEDVSFVEEYRWLAYVLLLLLELLVCLFTLLGLAKQSKWLVIVMAVMSLLVLVLSWGSMGLEAATAVGLSDFCSSPDTYILNLTEEETGLNSDILNYYFLCNQAVSNPFQQRLTLSQRALANIHSQLQGLEREAVPQFPDAQKPLLSLEETLNVTEGNFHQLVALLHCRGLHKDYGAALRGLCEDALEGLLLLLLFSLLSAGALATALCSLPRAWALFPPSDDYDDTDDDDPFNPQESKRFVQWQSSI, encoded by the exons ATGGGGGCGCCCCCGGGCTACCGACCCTCGGCTTGGGTGCATTTGCTCCACCAGCTGCCCCGCGCCGACTTCCAGCTCCGCCCGGTACCCAGCGGCTTCGCGCCCCAAGAACAAGAATACCAGCAG gccctgTTGCTGGTGGCGGCCTTGGCGGGCCTGGGCTTGGGCCTGAGCCTCATTTTCATCGCTGTCTACCTCATCCGCTTTTGCTGCTGCCGGCCCCCCGAGCCCCCTGGGGCCAAGAGCCCCCCACCCGGGGGAGGCTGTATCACCTGGAGTTGTATCGCTGCCCTTCTCGTCGGCTG CGCCGGCATTGGCATCGGTTTCTATGGCAACAGCGAGACCAGCGATGGGGTGTCCCAGCTCAGCTCGGCCCTGCTGCATGCCAACCACACGCTCAGCGCCATAGACCACCTG GTGTTGGAGACAGTAGAGAGGCTGGGTGAGGCAGTGAGGACAGAGCTGACCAGCCTGGAGGAGGTGCTCGCACAGCGCACGGAGCTGGTGGCTGCTGCCCGGGGTGCTCGGCGGCAGGCGGAGGCCGTGACCCAGCAGCTGCAGGGGTTGGCCTTCTGGCGAGGAGTGCCCTTGAGCCCCCTGCAAGTGGCCGAAGATGTGTCCTTCGTGGAGGAGTACAG gTGGCTGGCCTAcgtcctcctgctgctgctggagcTGCTGGTCTGTCTCTTCACGCTCCTGGGCCTGGCAAAACAGAGCAAGTGGCTGGTGATCGT GATGGCAGTGATGAGTCTCCTGGTTCTTGTCCTGAGCTGGGGCTCCATGGGCCTGGAGGCGGCTACAGCTGTG GGCCTTAGCGACTTCTGCTCCAGTCCTGACACCTACATCCTGAACCTGACCGAGGAGGAGACTGGGCTCAATTCAG ACATCCTGAACTATTATTTCCTCTGCAACCAGGCAGTCTCCAACCCCTTTCAACAG AGGCTGACTCTGTCCCAGCGGGCTCTGGCCAACATCCACTCCCAGCTGCAGGGCCTGGAGCGAGAAGCTGTCCCCCAGTTCCCTGATGCGCAG AAGCCTCTGCTGTCCTTGGAGGAGACGCTCAATGTCACAGAAGGAAACTTCCACCAGTTGGTGGCTCTGCTGCACTGTCGCGGCCTGCACAAG gaCTATGGCGCTGCCCTTCGGGGCCTGTGTGAGGATGCCCTGGAAGGCCTGCTCCTCCTGCTGCTCTTCTCCCTCCTGTCCGCGGGGGCCCTAGCCACCGCCCTGTGCAGCCTGCCCCGCGCCTGGGCCCTCTTCCCGCCCAg TGACGACTATGATGACACAGACGATGACGACCCTTTCAACCCTCAG GAATCCAAGCGCTTTGTGCAGTGGCAGTCATCCATCTGA
- the TTYH1 gene encoding protein tweety homolog 1 isoform X2: MGAPPGYRPSAWVHLLHQLPRADFQLRPVPSGFAPQEQEYQQALLLVAALAGLGLGLSLIFIAVYLIRFCCCRPPEPPGAKSPPPGGGCITWSCIAALLVGCAGIGIGFYGNSETSDGVSQLSSALLHANHTLSAIDHLVLETVERLGEAVRTELTSLEEVLAQRTELVAAARGARRQAEAVTQQLQGLAFWRGVPLSPLQVAEDVSFVEEYRWLAYVLLLLLELLVCLFTLLGLAKQSKWLVIVMAVMSLLVLVLSWGSMGLEAATAVGLSDFCSSPDTYILNLTEEETGLNSDILNYYFLCNQAVSNPFQQRLTLSQRALANIHSQLQGLEREAVPQFPDAQKPLLSLEETLNVTEGNFHQLVALLHCRGLHKATAALRRLRGLERARAFLPGSVPTAAGAQHCLLVPSRLPVI; the protein is encoded by the exons ATGGGGGCGCCCCCGGGCTACCGACCCTCGGCTTGGGTGCATTTGCTCCACCAGCTGCCCCGCGCCGACTTCCAGCTCCGCCCGGTACCCAGCGGCTTCGCGCCCCAAGAACAAGAATACCAGCAG gccctgTTGCTGGTGGCGGCCTTGGCGGGCCTGGGCTTGGGCCTGAGCCTCATTTTCATCGCTGTCTACCTCATCCGCTTTTGCTGCTGCCGGCCCCCCGAGCCCCCTGGGGCCAAGAGCCCCCCACCCGGGGGAGGCTGTATCACCTGGAGTTGTATCGCTGCCCTTCTCGTCGGCTG CGCCGGCATTGGCATCGGTTTCTATGGCAACAGCGAGACCAGCGATGGGGTGTCCCAGCTCAGCTCGGCCCTGCTGCATGCCAACCACACGCTCAGCGCCATAGACCACCTG GTGTTGGAGACAGTAGAGAGGCTGGGTGAGGCAGTGAGGACAGAGCTGACCAGCCTGGAGGAGGTGCTCGCACAGCGCACGGAGCTGGTGGCTGCTGCCCGGGGTGCTCGGCGGCAGGCGGAGGCCGTGACCCAGCAGCTGCAGGGGTTGGCCTTCTGGCGAGGAGTGCCCTTGAGCCCCCTGCAAGTGGCCGAAGATGTGTCCTTCGTGGAGGAGTACAG gTGGCTGGCCTAcgtcctcctgctgctgctggagcTGCTGGTCTGTCTCTTCACGCTCCTGGGCCTGGCAAAACAGAGCAAGTGGCTGGTGATCGT GATGGCAGTGATGAGTCTCCTGGTTCTTGTCCTGAGCTGGGGCTCCATGGGCCTGGAGGCGGCTACAGCTGTG GGCCTTAGCGACTTCTGCTCCAGTCCTGACACCTACATCCTGAACCTGACCGAGGAGGAGACTGGGCTCAATTCAG ACATCCTGAACTATTATTTCCTCTGCAACCAGGCAGTCTCCAACCCCTTTCAACAG AGGCTGACTCTGTCCCAGCGGGCTCTGGCCAACATCCACTCCCAGCTGCAGGGCCTGGAGCGAGAAGCTGTCCCCCAGTTCCCTGATGCGCAG AAGCCTCTGCTGTCCTTGGAGGAGACGCTCAATGTCACAGAAGGAAACTTCCACCAGTTGGTGGCTCTGCTGCACTGTCGCGGCCTGCACAAG GCCACAGCAGCCCTCAGACGGCTCCGGGGCCTCGAGCGGGCACGTGCCTTCCTGCCAGGATCCGTCCCCACTGCCGCCGGGGCCCAGCACTGCCTTCTGGTCCCCTCTCGGCTTCCTGTGATCTGA